From Oceanibaculum nanhaiense, a single genomic window includes:
- a CDS encoding DUF1489 family protein, producing the protein MPLNLIKLCVGVDELAELRDWQAQRLALMHAAGETPQLRHVTRSWPRRSSEVLDGGSLYWVIKGIIRVRQPIAGFEEVLDPQEGIRRCAILLDEALVETEARPCRAFQGWRYLTAKDAPPDRTGGGGDDLPAEMEAELRALGIL; encoded by the coding sequence ATGCCGCTGAATCTCATCAAGCTGTGCGTCGGCGTGGACGAACTCGCCGAACTGCGCGACTGGCAGGCCCAGCGGCTGGCGCTGATGCACGCCGCCGGCGAGACTCCGCAATTGCGCCATGTCACGCGCAGCTGGCCGCGCCGATCCAGCGAGGTGCTGGATGGCGGCTCGCTCTACTGGGTGATCAAGGGAATTATTCGGGTGCGCCAGCCGATCGCCGGATTCGAGGAGGTGCTGGACCCGCAGGAAGGCATAAGGCGCTGCGCCATCCTGCTGGATGAGGCGCTGGTGGAAACCGAGGCCCGCCCCTGCCGTGCCTTCCAGGGCTGGCGCTACCTGACGGCGAAGGATGCGCCGCCGGACCGTACCGGCGGCGGTGGCGACGATCTGCCGGCGGAGATGGAGGCCGAGCTGCGCGCGCTGGGTATTTTATAA
- a CDS encoding SLC13 family permease, which translates to MVAALTKRLPTLLVLAAALLVLFLPAPEGAPAGFSAAAALTIFAIGFWAVGALPEYLTAVSFFLLAMIFKVAPAGVVFSGFSAGALWLVFGGLIIAAGVQRTGLGRRIAELLVARLAGSYPRLITGVVLVSLALAFLMPSTMGRVLLLVPIFLALADRMGFEPGSNGRTGMVVAVALSSFLGPAAILPANVPNNVLAGAAEAYHGITITYFDYLLLHFPVLGALKSALLVWLICRIFPDRVRGDQPPPAPRTKLNGDERNLAIILGLALAFFVTDTLHGISPAWISLAAGVACLMPMIAIVTPQGFRTDVQMGPLFYVAGILGLGALVATSGVGDFLSHLLLDAVHLEYGADAYNFFALSAIGMVLGMVATMPGIPAILSPIAGDIATATGMSLEQVLMLQVLGFSTLVLPYQVPPVLVALQVGGVPMRQAARVTLPLVALTWALLIPLDYLWWVALGELSLPAFLL; encoded by the coding sequence ATGGTGGCTGCCCTGACGAAACGCCTGCCGACGCTGCTGGTGCTGGCAGCGGCGCTGCTGGTGCTGTTCCTGCCGGCGCCGGAGGGCGCCCCCGCCGGATTTTCCGCCGCCGCCGCGCTGACAATCTTCGCCATCGGCTTCTGGGCGGTTGGCGCGCTGCCGGAATATCTGACGGCAGTCAGCTTCTTCCTGCTGGCGATGATCTTCAAGGTGGCGCCCGCGGGTGTGGTGTTCTCCGGCTTTTCCGCCGGCGCGCTGTGGCTGGTGTTCGGCGGCCTCATCATCGCCGCCGGGGTGCAGCGCACCGGGCTTGGGCGCCGCATCGCGGAGCTGCTGGTGGCCCGGCTCGCCGGTTCCTACCCGCGGCTCATCACCGGCGTGGTGCTGGTGTCACTGGCGCTGGCCTTCCTGATGCCGTCCACCATGGGGCGCGTGCTGCTGCTGGTGCCGATCTTCCTGGCGCTGGCCGACCGGATGGGCTTCGAGCCCGGCAGCAATGGCCGCACCGGCATGGTGGTGGCGGTGGCGCTGTCCAGCTTCCTGGGGCCGGCTGCGATCCTGCCGGCCAATGTGCCGAACAATGTGCTGGCCGGTGCCGCCGAGGCCTATCACGGCATCACCATCACCTATTTCGACTATCTGCTGCTGCATTTCCCGGTGCTGGGCGCGCTGAAATCGGCGCTGCTGGTCTGGCTGATCTGCCGCATCTTCCCGGACCGGGTGCGCGGCGACCAGCCGCCGCCCGCACCGCGCACGAAGCTGAATGGCGATGAACGCAACCTCGCCATCATTCTCGGTCTCGCACTGGCCTTCTTCGTCACCGACACGCTGCACGGCATTTCGCCGGCCTGGATCTCGCTGGCAGCCGGTGTCGCCTGCCTGATGCCGATGATCGCCATCGTCACGCCGCAGGGCTTCCGCACTGACGTACAGATGGGGCCGCTGTTCTACGTTGCCGGCATTCTCGGGCTGGGCGCGCTGGTGGCGACCAGCGGCGTCGGCGATTTTCTGTCCCACCTGCTGCTCGACGCGGTGCATCTGGAATACGGGGCGGACGCCTATAATTTCTTCGCGCTGTCGGCCATCGGAATGGTGCTGGGCATGGTGGCGACGATGCCGGGCATTCCAGCCATCCTGTCGCCGATCGCCGGGGATATCGCCACGGCGACGGGGATGAGTCTGGAGCAGGTGCTGATGCTGCAGGTGCTGGGCTTTTCCACCCTGGTGCTGCCCTATCAGGTGCCGCCGGTGCTGGTGGCGCTGCAGGTTGGCGGCGTGCCGATGCGGCAGGCGGCCAGGGTCACCCTGCCGCTGGTGGCGCTGACCTGGGCGCTGCTGATCCCGCTCGACTATCTCTGGTGGGTGGCGCTGGGCGAGCTGTCCCTGCCTGCTTTCCTGCTCTAG
- a CDS encoding hydroxymethylglutaryl-CoA lyase has translation MAFPSRVKIVEVGPRDGLQNESQPVPASVKIALIDRLSDAGLPVIESGSFVSPKWVPQMAGSAEVMAGIRRKEGVSYPVLVPNMKGLEAALAAGVDEIAIFGAVTESFSNKNINCSIAESLDRFRPVAESALGNGLRVRGYLSCVLGCPYEGDVPPDVVAGLSAELMAMGCYEVSLGDTIGVGTPGKAAALVERVARAVPMDRLAVHFHDTYGQALANIYAVLDLGVAVVDSSVAGLGGCPYAKGASGNVATEDVVYMLDGLGIETGVDLDALVDAALFISKALGRPPSSRVACAIAGKRAT, from the coding sequence ATGGCCTTTCCGTCCCGTGTGAAGATCGTCGAGGTCGGCCCGCGCGACGGGCTGCAGAACGAATCGCAGCCGGTGCCGGCCAGCGTGAAGATCGCGCTGATCGACCGGCTGAGTGATGCCGGCCTGCCAGTCATCGAATCGGGCAGCTTCGTGTCGCCGAAATGGGTGCCGCAAATGGCCGGCAGCGCCGAGGTGATGGCGGGCATCCGCCGCAAGGAGGGCGTCTCCTATCCGGTGCTGGTGCCGAACATGAAGGGGCTGGAGGCGGCGCTTGCCGCCGGGGTCGATGAAATCGCCATTTTCGGCGCCGTCACCGAGAGCTTCTCGAACAAGAACATCAACTGCTCGATCGCCGAGAGCCTGGATCGGTTCCGCCCGGTGGCGGAAAGCGCGCTTGGCAATGGCCTGCGGGTGCGCGGCTATCTCTCCTGCGTGCTGGGCTGTCCCTATGAGGGCGATGTCCCGCCCGATGTCGTGGCCGGCCTGTCCGCCGAGCTGATGGCGATGGGCTGTTACGAGGTATCGCTGGGCGACACCATCGGCGTCGGTACGCCGGGCAAGGCGGCGGCACTGGTCGAGCGGGTGGCCCGTGCCGTGCCGATGGACCGGCTGGCGGTGCATTTCCACGATACCTATGGCCAGGCGCTGGCCAATATCTATGCCGTGCTGGATCTCGGCGTCGCTGTGGTGGACAGCTCGGTCGCCGGGCTGGGCGGCTGCCCCTATGCCAAGGGGGCCAGCGGCAATGTCGCCACCGAGGATGTGGTCTATATGCTGGACGGGCTGGGCATCGAAACCGGCGTGGATCTGGATGCGCTGGTCGATGCCGCGCTGTTCATCTCAAAGGCGCTGGGCCGGCCGCCTTCCTCAAGGGTCGCCTGCGCCATCGCCGGCAAGCGGGCGACCTGA
- the rsmA gene encoding 16S rRNA (adenine(1518)-N(6)/adenine(1519)-N(6))-dimethyltransferase RsmA, with product MPDHIMDEVLTAITALPPLRDVIAANDLGAKKQLGQNFLLDLNLTGRIARSAGDLTQGTVIEVGPGPGGLTRALLLAGARHVVAIERDRRCIAALQPLVEAAAGRLTLIEADALTVDVTALGPAPRRIVANLPYNVATPLLIGWLDILPNLESMTLMFQKEVAERLRAGRGEEAYGRLSVIVQWLCAADLLFDIPPRAFTPPPKVTSSVVHLVPRPQPLAPAEKNLLERVTAAAFGQRRKMLRQSLKTLGVDPLPLLAATGIDPTLRAEQLSIVQFCALAEALRSAGR from the coding sequence ATGCCCGATCACATAATGGATGAGGTGCTGACGGCGATTACCGCGCTGCCGCCGCTGCGCGATGTCATCGCCGCCAACGATCTCGGCGCCAAGAAGCAACTTGGCCAGAATTTCCTGCTCGACCTGAACCTGACCGGCCGCATCGCGCGCTCGGCGGGCGATCTGACACAGGGCACCGTCATCGAAGTCGGGCCGGGTCCGGGCGGCCTGACCCGCGCGTTGCTGCTGGCCGGGGCGCGCCATGTCGTCGCCATCGAGCGCGATCGGCGCTGCATCGCTGCGCTGCAGCCGCTGGTCGAGGCGGCAGCGGGGCGGCTGACGCTGATTGAGGCCGACGCGCTGACCGTCGATGTCACGGCACTGGGGCCGGCACCGCGCCGCATCGTCGCCAACCTGCCCTACAATGTGGCGACGCCGCTGCTGATCGGCTGGCTGGATATTCTGCCGAATCTGGAGAGCATGACTCTCATGTTCCAGAAGGAGGTGGCGGAACGCCTGCGCGCCGGCCGAGGGGAGGAGGCCTATGGCCGGCTTTCGGTCATCGTGCAATGGCTGTGCGCGGCCGACCTGCTGTTCGACATTCCGCCGCGCGCCTTCACGCCGCCGCCGAAAGTTACCTCGAGTGTCGTGCATCTGGTGCCCCGGCCGCAGCCGCTGGCCCCGGCAGAGAAGAACCTGCTGGAACGGGTGACGGCGGCGGCCTTCGGGCAGCGCCGCAAGATGCTGCGGCAGAGCCTGAAAACCCTGGGCGTCGATCCGCTGCCCCTGCTGGCCGCGACCGGCATCGACCCGACCCTGCGCGCCGAGCAGCTGTCGATTGTCCAATTCTGCGCGCTGGCCGAAGCCCTGCGGAGCGCAGGCCGCTAA
- the pdxA gene encoding 4-hydroxythreonine-4-phosphate dehydrogenase PdxA produces MPAALPLALTMGEPAGIAGEIALKAWLRRGEGGVVPFFLLDDPERLTALAAQIGVTVPVAAIAAPEEAIGLFASALPVLPVPLAVPVVPGRPDPANAPAVIRAIDYAVELVRAGRAGAVVTNPIQKQTLYQAGFVHAGHTDYLAYLAGGVDVVMMLACPQLRVVPVTVHVPLASVPALLTTELIVSAGRITAAALRRDFGLERPRLAVAGLNPHAGEGGTIGREDVEIVAPAIAALREDGIEVFGPLSADTLFHEDARRGYDTALCMYHDQALIPIKTLDFHGGVNVTLGLPFIRTSPDHGTALDLAGTGKANESSLLAALRMAGEMAARHARSHNG; encoded by the coding sequence ATGCCGGCCGCCTTGCCGCTTGCCCTCACCATGGGCGAACCCGCCGGGATTGCGGGCGAGATTGCGCTGAAGGCCTGGCTCAGGCGCGGCGAGGGGGGAGTAGTCCCCTTCTTCCTGCTGGACGATCCCGAGCGGCTGACGGCGCTGGCGGCGCAGATCGGCGTCACTGTTCCTGTGGCGGCCATCGCGGCGCCGGAGGAGGCCATCGGCCTGTTCGCCTCCGCCTTGCCGGTGCTGCCCGTGCCGCTGGCCGTGCCGGTCGTGCCGGGGCGGCCCGATCCGGCGAATGCGCCGGCTGTGATCCGCGCCATCGACTACGCGGTCGAACTGGTGCGGGCGGGCAGGGCCGGGGCCGTGGTCACCAACCCGATCCAGAAACAGACGCTCTATCAGGCCGGCTTCGTCCATGCCGGGCACACCGATTATCTGGCGTATCTGGCGGGCGGCGTCGATGTGGTGATGATGCTGGCCTGCCCGCAGCTGCGCGTGGTGCCGGTGACGGTGCATGTGCCGCTGGCCAGCGTGCCGGCGCTGCTGACGACCGAGCTGATCGTTTCCGCCGGGCGTATCACCGCGGCGGCGTTGCGCCGCGATTTCGGGCTGGAGCGCCCGCGCCTCGCGGTTGCCGGCCTGAACCCGCATGCCGGGGAGGGCGGCACCATCGGGCGCGAGGATGTGGAGATCGTCGCCCCGGCCATCGCAGCACTGCGGGAGGACGGGATCGAGGTCTTCGGGCCACTGTCCGCCGACACGCTGTTCCATGAGGATGCGCGACGTGGCTATGACACGGCGCTGTGCATGTATCACGATCAGGCGCTGATCCCGATCAAGACGCTGGATTTCCATGGCGGGGTGAATGTGACGCTGGGCCTGCCCTTCATCCGCACCTCGCCGGATCACGGCACGGCGCTGGACCTGGCCGGCACCGGGAAGGCCAACGAATCCAGCCTGCTGGCTGCCTTGCGGATGGCGGGCGAGATGGCGGCGCGCCATGCCCGATCACATAATGGATGA
- a CDS encoding peptidylprolyl isomerase yields the protein MSVWLMLGFLQTATAQSGSLRIAAVVNDEIISLFDLEVRLSLTLLGASLPNTRENRQRLAGQVLRGMIDEKLQMQEAQRVGITVPEQEVADAIRRIEAQNRMPAGGLTTMLAGQNIPRKTLEDQLSAALAWRRVVARRFSSAAEISDEEINEHLAQIEAQRGKPEILVKEILLPVDSPEREAEVRSFAERLVTQFREGAPFEGLAQQFSQSASARVGGDIGWIGADVLDEPLAQAIDGLPAGRVTEPIRTVLGFYILKVEDRRIREQAPPSDAMVTLRQIALPVPLDAPPERVTEISERMRAAVARAAGCETLADVAKSLDAPDPIDLGRVRQGDLSPAIRDAVAQVAVGSASAPVPLPGGISIFVVCERESVMSDLPSRPEIRQRLENEKLEVLARRLMRDLKRAAFIDIRI from the coding sequence ATGAGCGTCTGGCTCATGCTCGGTTTCCTGCAGACCGCCACGGCGCAAAGCGGCAGCCTGCGGATCGCCGCCGTGGTGAATGACGAGATCATCTCGCTGTTCGACCTGGAGGTGCGGCTGTCCCTGACCCTGCTGGGCGCCAGCCTGCCCAACACGCGGGAGAACAGGCAGCGCCTTGCCGGCCAGGTGCTGCGCGGCATGATCGACGAAAAATTGCAGATGCAGGAGGCACAGCGCGTCGGCATCACCGTGCCCGAGCAGGAGGTCGCGGACGCAATCCGGCGCATCGAGGCGCAGAACCGGATGCCGGCAGGCGGCCTGACGACCATGCTGGCAGGGCAGAACATCCCCAGGAAGACGCTGGAGGATCAGCTTTCCGCCGCCCTTGCCTGGCGCCGTGTCGTTGCCCGCCGTTTTTCCAGCGCCGCCGAGATCAGCGACGAGGAAATCAACGAGCATCTGGCGCAGATCGAGGCACAGCGCGGCAAGCCGGAAATCCTGGTGAAGGAGATTCTGCTGCCGGTCGATTCGCCCGAACGCGAGGCGGAGGTCCGCAGCTTTGCCGAGCGGCTGGTCACGCAGTTTCGCGAGGGGGCACCGTTCGAGGGGCTGGCCCAGCAATTCAGCCAGAGTGCATCGGCCCGTGTCGGCGGGGATATCGGCTGGATCGGCGCGGATGTGCTGGACGAGCCGCTTGCCCAGGCCATTGACGGTCTTCCGGCCGGCCGGGTGACGGAGCCGATCCGCACCGTTCTGGGTTTCTATATCCTGAAGGTAGAGGATCGCCGCATCCGCGAGCAGGCGCCGCCGAGCGACGCCATGGTCACGCTGCGCCAGATCGCCCTGCCCGTGCCGCTCGACGCACCGCCGGAGCGGGTGACGGAAATCTCCGAGCGGATGCGCGCCGCCGTCGCCAGGGCGGCAGGCTGCGAGACGCTGGCAGATGTCGCGAAAAGCCTCGACGCACCGGACCCCATCGATCTCGGCCGGGTGCGCCAGGGCGATCTGTCGCCGGCCATCCGCGATGCCGTCGCCCAGGTGGCGGTCGGCAGCGCCAGCGCGCCGGTGCCGCTGCCCGGCGGCATCTCAATTTTTGTCGTCTGCGAGCGCGAATCGGTGATGAGCGACCTGCCCTCGCGCCCGGAAATCCGTCAGCGCCTCGAGAATGAGAAGCTGGAGGTTCTGGCGCGCCGCTTGATGCGCGACCTGAAGCGGGCGGCCTTCATCGACATCCGGATCTAG
- a CDS encoding LPS-assembly protein LptD, which produces MAEPVSPCRIAFFFMLFLGALLLTPWTGHAQQQGPGQGQGLGQGESQEPPVLFTADTLDYDDKLMTVTARGNVELSQNDRVLRADLVTYNQKTDQVTATGNIVLVEPSGEVVFADYVELTGDLRDGFIDQLRVLLTDNSRLAANSARRIGGTRKEMNQAVYSPCDLCAKDPTRPPLWQLKARKVVHDEETKDLVYEDAVMEIAGFPVAYMPYFSHPDPTVDRRSGVLVPRLGFSDDLGAVFGLPYYYTFSPQNDMTLEPIYMSEEGEMLLGEYRHRFYFGEVTLAGSIGYLDEREVGRETGDKVAKGHIDSEGIFHLTDRWRAGFDVERVSDRTYLKRYRLDSRDVLTSRVYAERFAPMAYTSVASYSFQGLRSFDVDEQMPLVAPYAQHRMRTAPDPNGSYFTLDATALSLTREIGADSRRISFLSGWHLPYYAPSGEIYSLSATVQTDLYSVDDLVDPSNPNRDLSGETGRVFPQVSLGWRYPFVRDVGSVRQLVEPIVNFVASPNGSNPDDIANEDSQALIFDATNLFRSNRYSGTDRVSSGTRVDYGMNFGLYGDGGGQSSLFLGQSYRLREDSTYDRGTGLEDNFSDYVGRLQISPSRYFDLVYRFRLDHESLDITRNELSLYGGPQRFRVNLNYVKLPEQPETPEFGQREEISGGFVSQIDRNWRFGTRLVREMGDDAGMREVQATLAYADECLLIGVSYRKTFTNDVGLEPDNSIFFRIEFKNLGAIGSNQSLF; this is translated from the coding sequence ATGGCTGAACCCGTGTCGCCGTGCCGCATCGCCTTTTTCTTCATGCTGTTTCTGGGCGCGCTGCTGCTGACGCCGTGGACCGGTCATGCCCAGCAGCAGGGCCCGGGCCAGGGCCAAGGGCTGGGGCAGGGCGAGAGCCAGGAGCCGCCGGTGCTGTTTACAGCCGACACGCTGGATTATGACGACAAGCTGATGACAGTCACCGCGCGCGGCAATGTCGAGCTGTCGCAGAATGACCGGGTGCTGCGCGCCGATCTGGTGACCTACAATCAGAAGACCGACCAGGTGACGGCGACCGGCAATATCGTGCTGGTGGAGCCAAGCGGGGAGGTCGTCTTCGCCGATTATGTCGAACTGACCGGCGATCTGCGCGACGGCTTCATCGACCAGCTGCGCGTGCTGTTGACCGATAATTCCCGGCTGGCCGCGAACAGTGCCCGGCGCATCGGCGGCACCCGCAAGGAGATGAACCAGGCTGTCTATTCGCCCTGCGATCTGTGCGCCAAGGATCCGACCCGCCCGCCACTGTGGCAGCTGAAGGCGCGCAAGGTGGTGCATGACGAGGAAACGAAAGACCTTGTCTATGAGGACGCGGTGATGGAAATCGCCGGTTTTCCCGTCGCCTACATGCCCTATTTCAGCCATCCAGACCCGACGGTGGACCGGCGCAGCGGCGTGCTGGTGCCGCGCCTGGGCTTCTCCGACGATCTGGGGGCGGTGTTCGGGCTACCCTACTACTATACCTTCTCGCCGCAGAACGACATGACCCTGGAGCCGATCTACATGTCGGAGGAGGGGGAAATGCTGCTGGGCGAATACCGTCACCGTTTCTATTTCGGCGAGGTGACGCTGGCCGGCAGCATTGGTTATCTCGACGAGCGCGAGGTCGGGCGCGAGACCGGCGACAAGGTTGCCAAGGGCCATATCGACAGTGAGGGCATCTTTCACCTGACGGACCGCTGGCGCGCCGGCTTCGATGTCGAGCGGGTCAGCGACCGCACCTATCTGAAGCGCTACAGGCTGGATTCGCGCGATGTGCTGACCAGCCGGGTCTATGCCGAGCGTTTCGCGCCGATGGCCTATACCTCGGTTGCCTCCTATTCCTTCCAGGGGCTGCGTTCCTTCGACGTTGACGAACAGATGCCGCTCGTCGCCCCCTATGCGCAGCACCGCATGCGCACCGCGCCGGACCCGAATGGCAGTTACTTCACGCTGGATGCGACCGCCCTGTCGCTGACCCGGGAGATCGGCGCCGACAGCCGGCGCATCTCCTTCCTGTCCGGCTGGCACCTGCCCTATTACGCACCATCGGGCGAGATTTACAGCCTGTCCGCCACCGTGCAGACCGACCTCTATTCGGTGGACGATCTGGTCGATCCATCGAACCCGAACCGTGATCTCAGCGGCGAGACGGGCCGCGTCTTTCCGCAGGTCAGCCTTGGCTGGCGCTATCCCTTCGTGCGCGATGTCGGCTCGGTCCGGCAGCTTGTCGAACCGATTGTGAATTTCGTCGCCAGCCCGAATGGCAGCAATCCGGACGATATCGCGAATGAGGACAGCCAGGCGCTGATTTTCGATGCGACCAACCTGTTCCGATCCAACCGCTATTCCGGCACCGACCGGGTCTCCAGCGGCACGCGCGTCGATTACGGCATGAATTTCGGCCTGTATGGCGATGGCGGCGGCCAGAGCAGCCTGTTCCTGGGGCAAAGCTACAGGCTGCGCGAGGATTCCACCTATGACCGCGGCACCGGCCTGGAGGATAATTTCTCCGACTATGTCGGCCGCCTGCAGATATCGCCCTCGCGCTATTTCGATCTGGTCTATCGCTTCCGGCTCGATCACGAGTCGCTGGACATCACCCGCAATGAATTGTCGCTCTATGGCGGGCCGCAGCGGTTTCGCGTCAATCTGAACTATGTGAAGCTGCCGGAGCAGCCGGAAACGCCGGAATTCGGCCAGCGCGAGGAAATCTCCGGCGGTTTCGTCTCGCAGATCGACCGTAACTGGCGGTTCGGCACGCGCCTAGTGCGGGAGATGGGCGACGACGCTGGCATGCGCGAGGTGCAGGCGACGCTGGCCTATGCCGATGAATGCCTGCTGATCGGCGTCAGCTACCGCAAAACCTTCACCAACGATGTGGGGCTGGAGCCGGACAACAGCATCTTCTTCCGCATCGAATTCAAGAATCTCGGCGCCATCGGCAGCAACCAGTCCCTTTTCTGA
- the lptG gene encoding LPS export ABC transporter permease LptG, whose protein sequence is MATMRTRLSLTLSFYFARHFLLQFAGVFLSILLVVLVGDMVELLRRSASHEDVGLQTVLAMALLKQPNMAQIILPFAMLFAALLSFSRLTRTQELVVTRASGVSVWQFLMPALLCALLIGGFRVTLFNPFASILTARYEFLERTHLDWSTNLLAVSDTGLWLRQSTEEGSSILHAQGVDQASQEFQGIIVFLYNKEEHFTGRIDALRGRLVPGAWQFSDVSIREEGGAAHLLESYRLTTDLTLENLQESFAAPETMSFWELPRFIEILEQAGFSAQKHRLYLHSLLASPLLLCAMVLVAATFSLRLTRHGGTLAIASGGLLVGFILYFFSDLIYALGLSGRIPVTLSAWTPATVSLLFGVSMLFHLEDG, encoded by the coding sequence ATGGCCACGATGAGAACCCGCCTGTCCCTGACGCTTTCCTTCTATTTCGCGCGGCACTTCCTGCTGCAGTTCGCCGGTGTGTTCCTGTCGATCCTGCTTGTCGTGCTGGTCGGTGACATGGTGGAGCTGCTGCGCCGCTCCGCCTCGCATGAGGATGTCGGGCTGCAGACCGTGCTGGCCATGGCGCTGCTGAAGCAGCCCAACATGGCGCAGATCATCCTGCCCTTTGCCATGCTGTTCGCGGCCCTGCTGTCCTTCAGCCGGCTGACCCGCACGCAGGAGCTGGTGGTGACCCGCGCCTCGGGCGTGTCGGTGTGGCAGTTCCTGATGCCGGCGCTGCTGTGCGCGCTGCTGATCGGCGGCTTCCGGGTAACGCTGTTCAACCCGTTCGCCTCGATCCTGACGGCGCGCTACGAATTCCTCGAACGCACGCATCTCGACTGGAGCACCAATCTGCTGGCGGTGTCCGATACCGGGCTGTGGCTGCGGCAATCGACGGAGGAGGGGAGTTCCATCCTGCATGCCCAGGGGGTGGATCAGGCCAGCCAGGAATTCCAGGGCATCATTGTCTTCCTCTACAATAAGGAAGAACATTTCACGGGTCGGATCGATGCCTTGCGGGGGCGGCTGGTGCCTGGCGCCTGGCAATTCAGCGATGTGTCGATCCGGGAGGAGGGGGGTGCCGCGCACCTGCTGGAGAGCTACCGGCTGACCACCGATCTGACGCTGGAGAATCTTCAGGAAAGTTTCGCCGCGCCGGAAACCATGTCGTTCTGGGAGCTGCCGCGGTTCATCGAAATTCTGGAGCAGGCCGGCTTTTCGGCCCAGAAACACAGGCTCTATCTGCATTCGCTGCTGGCCAGCCCGCTGCTGCTCTGCGCGATGGTGCTGGTGGCGGCCACCTTCTCGCTGCGGCTGACAAGGCATGGCGGCACGCTGGCCATCGCGTCCGGCGGCTTGCTTGTTGGCTTCATTCTGTATTTCTTTAGCGATCTGATCTATGCGCTCGGCCTGTCCGGGCGCATTCCCGTGACTCTGTCTGCCTGGACGCCGGCGACCGTCAGCCTGCTGTTCGGGGTGTCCATGCTGTTCCATCTGGAGGATGGCTGA
- the lptF gene encoding LPS export ABC transporter permease LptF, whose product MVRRIDRYIVRQLVVAIFFVLVCLTAAIWLTQSLRLIDLIVNRGLPITTFLYLTVLLLPQFLALVLPVACFAAILFTYNRMMSDSEMVVMFGSGVGPLSLARPALACALGVTVIGYAIMLYFMPAAYRDFKDLQFQIRNNFSNVLLREGVFTSVGDRLTVFIRRQNSDGQLFGILIHDGRDAEKPETLIAEQGALVITDEGPRVVMVNGNRQTRDTQGRLNTLYFDRYTVEIGTMQQEFAGRWREPRERFLMELLTVSDDPDDVRFRNRLITEVHNRLASPLLTIGFAMVGLAALFSGEFSRRGRTARVLAAVVIVLACQALFFAAMSLAQRNVAAVWLLYLPALLPALAGLYVLVRRRRRPPAFADPASVR is encoded by the coding sequence ATGGTTCGTCGCATCGATCGCTATATTGTCCGGCAGCTGGTCGTCGCGATCTTTTTCGTGCTGGTCTGCCTGACGGCGGCGATCTGGCTGACGCAGTCGCTGCGCCTCATCGACCTGATCGTCAATCGCGGGCTGCCAATCACCACCTTCCTGTATCTCACCGTGCTGCTGCTGCCGCAGTTCCTGGCGCTGGTGCTGCCGGTCGCCTGTTTCGCGGCGATCCTGTTCACCTATAACCGGATGATGAGCGACAGCGAGATGGTGGTGATGTTCGGCTCCGGCGTGGGGCCGCTGTCGCTGGCGCGGCCGGCGCTGGCCTGTGCGCTGGGCGTGACCGTCATCGGCTATGCGATCATGCTGTATTTCATGCCGGCGGCCTATCGCGACTTCAAGGACCTGCAGTTCCAGATCCGCAACAATTTTTCCAACGTGCTGCTGCGCGAGGGTGTGTTCACCAGCGTCGGCGACCGGCTGACCGTCTTCATCCGCCGGCAGAACAGCGATGGCCAGCTTTTCGGCATCCTGATCCATGACGGGCGGGATGCCGAGAAGCCGGAGACACTGATCGCCGAGCAGGGGGCGCTGGTCATCACCGACGAAGGGCCGCGCGTCGTGATGGTGAACGGTAACCGGCAGACCCGCGACACGCAGGGCCGGCTGAACACGCTCTATTTCGACCGCTATACCGTCGAGATCGGCACCATGCAGCAGGAATTTGCCGGGCGCTGGCGCGAGCCGCGCGAGCGCTTCCTGATGGAATTGCTGACGGTGAGCGACGATCCCGACGATGTGCGGTTCCGCAACCGGCTGATCACCGAGGTGCATAACCGGCTGGCCAGCCCGCTGTTGACCATCGGTTTCGCGATGGTCGGACTGGCGGCCCTGTTCAGCGGCGAATTCTCGCGCCGGGGGCGGACCGCGCGGGTGCTGGCCGCCGTGGTCATTGTGCTTGCCTGCCAGGCGCTGTTTTTCGCCGCCATGTCGCTGGCGCAGCGCAATGTGGCGGCGGTCTGGCTTTTGTATCTGCCGGCGCTGCTGCCGGCGCTGGCCGGGCTCTATGTGCTGGTGCGCCGCCGCCGCCGCCCGCCGGCTTTCGCCGATCCGGCGAGCGTGCGCTGA